The Agromyces sp. LHK192 genome includes a window with the following:
- a CDS encoding GNAT family N-acetyltransferase yields MELVDVWPFADLSLRTPRLELRPVRDDDIAGLVEAALRGIHDPARMPFAFPWTDAEPEVLARELARHVWRERAGIRPEGWTLLFAVLEDGVPIGVQDLRAEGFAALRTVSSGSWLTASRQGDGLGTEMRAAVLSFAFDHVGAVVAESGALDWNAASLAVSKRLGYRDNGIKRVMSRDRVETEQLVRLEVGEFVRPSWTLDVSGFGDRVRARLGV; encoded by the coding sequence ATGGAACTCGTGGATGTCTGGCCGTTCGCCGACCTCAGCCTCCGCACGCCCCGGCTCGAGCTGCGACCCGTGCGCGACGACGACATCGCGGGTCTGGTCGAGGCCGCCCTGCGCGGCATCCACGACCCTGCGCGGATGCCCTTCGCGTTCCCGTGGACCGACGCGGAGCCGGAGGTGCTCGCGCGGGAGTTGGCACGTCACGTGTGGCGGGAGCGCGCAGGCATACGGCCCGAGGGCTGGACGCTTCTCTTCGCGGTCCTGGAGGACGGGGTGCCGATCGGGGTGCAGGACCTCCGCGCCGAGGGGTTCGCGGCCCTGCGCACGGTGTCGTCGGGGTCGTGGCTGACGGCATCGCGTCAGGGCGACGGACTCGGAACCGAGATGCGGGCCGCCGTGCTCTCGTTCGCGTTCGACCACGTCGGTGCGGTCGTCGCCGAATCCGGCGCGCTCGACTGGAATGCGGCCTCGCTCGCCGTGTCGAAGCGCCTCGGGTACCGCGACAACGGCATCAAACGGGTCATGTCGCGCGACCGCGTCGAGACCGAACAGCTCGTGCGACTCGAGGTCGGTGAGTTCGTGCGACCGTCGTGGACGCTCGACGTCTCGGGATTCGGAGACCGCGTGCGTGCTCGTCTCGGGGTCTGA
- a CDS encoding M48 family metalloprotease has product MYRAIARNKRNTVFTILLFILIIGGLAWLAAAIYGDLTIVVVTLAIAIGYALIQYFTADKQAIAMSGAVEITSKAEHPRLWRTVENLSIATGTPMPKVYVISDAAPNAFATGRDPEHAIVAATTGLLEIMDDAELEGVMAHELGHVRNYDIRLSMIVFGLVVAIGFIADLLARMAFFGGNRNNGNPIVLVFGLVAMLVAPLVASMVQLAVSRQREYLADATAAMTTRHPDALASALLKLEQYGRPMKRQNSSMAHLWIADPLKPGVMDRLFATHPPIPDRVKRLHEMGGSF; this is encoded by the coding sequence ATGTACCGCGCGATCGCCCGGAACAAGCGCAACACCGTCTTCACGATCCTGCTCTTCATCCTGATCATCGGCGGCCTCGCCTGGCTCGCCGCTGCGATCTACGGCGACCTCACGATCGTCGTCGTCACGCTCGCGATCGCGATCGGGTACGCCCTGATCCAGTACTTCACCGCCGATAAGCAGGCCATCGCGATGTCGGGCGCCGTAGAGATCACCTCGAAGGCCGAGCATCCCCGGCTGTGGCGCACGGTCGAGAACCTCTCGATCGCGACCGGCACGCCGATGCCGAAGGTCTACGTGATCTCGGATGCCGCGCCGAACGCGTTCGCCACGGGTCGCGATCCCGAGCACGCGATCGTCGCGGCGACCACGGGCCTGCTCGAGATCATGGACGACGCCGAGCTCGAGGGCGTGATGGCGCATGAGCTCGGCCACGTCCGCAACTACGACATCCGCCTCTCGATGATCGTGTTCGGCCTCGTCGTCGCGATCGGCTTCATCGCCGACCTGCTCGCCCGTATGGCGTTCTTCGGCGGCAACCGCAACAACGGCAACCCGATCGTGCTGGTCTTCGGCCTCGTCGCGATGCTCGTCGCGCCCCTCGTGGCGAGCATGGTGCAGCTGGCCGTGTCGCGGCAGCGCGAGTACCTCGCGGATGCCACCGCCGCGATGACGACCCGCCACCCCGACGCGCTCGCGAGCGCGCTGCTGAAGCTCGAGCAGTACGGGCGCCCGATGAAGCGGCAGAACTCGTCGATGGCGCATCTGTGGATCGCCGACCCGCTCAAGCCCGGCGTCATGGATCGGCTGTTCGCGACCCACCCGCCCATCCCGGATCGGGTGAAGCGGCTCCACGAGATGGGCGGGAGCTTCTAG
- a CDS encoding winged helix-turn-helix domain-containing protein → MDASPRIDTVSPALARRIALAAQGFGRASNTVGGAVTPGTRQVAGVVDRLGLLQIDSVNVFERSHYLPLLSRLGPYDRTLLDRLANGRRGRLMESWAHQAAYVPRETWPLLAFRRAEYARKGSDWGGWVGENQTLSAWLVDELTAKGPMRASEIEHDANERRGPWWGWSDVKRTLEWMFRTGEVVCVERRRFERVYALPEQALPAELLGREVSDTDAVRELVGRAGAALGIATEADLADYWRMTRSQVKPAIADLVDDGTLQPVVVPGWQTGARATPAWLHRDARRPRRMDAAALLSPFDPVVWFRPRTERLFGFHYRIEIYTPEPQRIFGYYSLPLLIGDDVVGRVDLKSDRKAGVLRVQSAWIEPGAPEETAARLVPLLRDAAAWQGLDDIVLAGRGDLSPALDAELRAA, encoded by the coding sequence ATGGATGCCTCTCCCCGGATCGACACCGTGAGCCCCGCGCTCGCGCGGCGGATCGCGCTGGCCGCGCAGGGCTTCGGCCGCGCATCGAACACGGTCGGCGGTGCCGTCACCCCGGGCACCCGGCAGGTCGCAGGCGTCGTCGATCGCCTCGGCCTCCTGCAGATCGACTCCGTCAACGTGTTCGAGCGCAGCCACTACTTGCCCCTGCTCAGCCGCCTCGGCCCGTACGACCGCACGCTGCTCGACCGGCTCGCGAACGGCCGCCGGGGCCGGCTCATGGAGTCGTGGGCGCACCAGGCCGCATACGTGCCGCGCGAGACGTGGCCGCTGCTCGCGTTCCGGCGGGCGGAGTACGCGCGGAAGGGCAGCGACTGGGGCGGCTGGGTCGGCGAGAACCAGACGCTGTCGGCATGGCTCGTCGACGAGCTCACGGCGAAGGGCCCGATGCGCGCGAGCGAGATCGAGCACGACGCGAACGAGCGCCGCGGACCGTGGTGGGGCTGGTCCGACGTGAAGCGCACGCTCGAGTGGATGTTCCGCACGGGCGAGGTGGTGTGCGTCGAGCGGCGACGCTTCGAGCGCGTGTACGCCCTGCCCGAGCAGGCGCTCCCTGCGGAGCTGCTGGGCCGTGAGGTGTCCGACACCGACGCCGTCCGCGAGCTCGTCGGCCGCGCGGGCGCGGCGCTCGGCATCGCGACCGAGGCCGACCTCGCCGACTACTGGCGCATGACCCGGTCGCAGGTGAAACCCGCCATCGCGGACCTCGTCGACGACGGGACCCTGCAGCCCGTCGTCGTGCCCGGCTGGCAGACCGGTGCACGCGCCACGCCGGCCTGGCTGCACCGCGACGCCCGGCGACCCCGGCGCATGGATGCGGCGGCCCTGCTGTCGCCGTTCGATCCGGTGGTGTGGTTCCGGCCGCGCACCGAGCGGCTCTTCGGCTTCCACTACCGGATCGAGATCTACACGCCCGAGCCGCAGCGCATCTTCGGGTACTACTCGCTGCCACTGCTCATCGGCGACGACGTCGTCGGCCGGGTCGACCTCAAGAGCGACCGCAAGGCCGGTGTGCTCCGAGTGCAGTCGGCGTGGATCGAACCGGGGGCGCCGGAAGAGACCGCGGCGAGACTCGTGCCGCTGCTCCGCGACGCCGCCGCGTGGCAGGGCCTCGACGACATCGTGCTCGCCGGCCGGGGCGACCTCTCCCCCGCGCTCGACGCCGAACTCCGGGCGGCGTAG
- a CDS encoding LemA family protein has protein sequence MEWLIPVLIVVALVVIVGIYLWATYNSLVTLNVRVDEAWSDITVQLKRRADLIPNLIETVKGYAAHEKAVFENVTRARAETLQAQGPAQASAAEDHMQQALKSIFAVAEAYPQLQASQNFLQLQAEIVDTEDKIQASRRFYNGGVRELNTKIKVFPNTLFVRGLGFTERDFFEVTEAAAIAEPPRVQF, from the coding sequence ATGGAATGGCTCATTCCGGTCCTGATCGTCGTCGCGCTCGTCGTGATCGTCGGCATCTACCTCTGGGCGACGTACAACTCGCTCGTGACGCTGAACGTCCGCGTCGACGAGGCGTGGAGCGACATCACGGTGCAGCTCAAGCGACGCGCAGACCTGATCCCGAACCTCATCGAGACGGTGAAGGGCTATGCGGCGCACGAGAAGGCGGTCTTCGAGAACGTGACCCGGGCGCGCGCGGAGACGCTGCAGGCGCAGGGCCCGGCCCAGGCATCCGCCGCCGAGGACCACATGCAGCAGGCGCTGAAGTCGATCTTCGCGGTGGCGGAGGCGTACCCGCAGCTCCAGGCGAGTCAGAACTTCCTGCAGCTGCAGGCCGAGATCGTCGACACCGAAGACAAGATCCAGGCGTCTCGTCGGTTCTACAACGGCGGCGTCCGCGAACTGAACACGAAGATCAAGGTGTTCCCGAACACCCTGTTCGTCCGCGGGCTCGGCTTCACCGAGCGCGACTTCTTCGAGGTCACCGAGGCGGCGGCGATCGCCGAGCCGCCGCGCGTCCAGTTCTGA